The following proteins come from a genomic window of Denitromonas sp.:
- a CDS encoding thiol:disulfide interchange protein DsbA/DsbL, translated as MNRRQLLLQMAALAGTTAIGTPAFAQGARFAPVSPVQPTDDKTKVEVIEFFHYGCPHCRDFDPLLEHWLKSLPADVNFIRVPAIWGNPQLKALAQFYYAADATGDIGKLHEAAFVALQDEKAPLTTEEGVAAWVASKGVDAKRFMDAYKSFGVQGKIQRADQVARAYKINGVPTLAIDGQWTTSASMAGSHEAALQVADELIAKARKAKGRG; from the coding sequence ATGAATCGACGTCAGCTGTTGCTCCAGATGGCCGCCCTGGCCGGAACCACCGCCATTGGCACGCCGGCATTTGCCCAGGGCGCCCGGTTCGCCCCGGTCAGCCCCGTCCAGCCGACCGACGACAAGACCAAGGTGGAAGTGATCGAGTTCTTCCACTACGGCTGCCCGCACTGCCGCGACTTTGATCCGCTGCTCGAGCACTGGCTGAAGAGCCTGCCCGCCGACGTGAATTTCATCCGCGTGCCGGCGATCTGGGGCAATCCGCAGCTCAAGGCCCTGGCCCAGTTCTATTACGCGGCCGACGCCACCGGCGACATCGGCAAGCTCCACGAAGCCGCCTTCGTCGCATTGCAGGACGAAAAGGCACCGCTGACCACCGAGGAAGGCGTGGCCGCCTGGGTCGCCAGCAAGGGCGTCGACGCCAAGCGCTTCATGGATGCCTACAAGTCCTTCGGCGTGCAGGGCAAGATCCAGCGCGCCGACCAGGTGGCGCGGGCCTACAAGATCAACGGTGTGCCGACGCTGGCCATCGATGGCCAGTGGACCACCTCGGCCTCCATGGCCGGCAGCCATGAAGCGGCGCTGCAGGTGGCCGACGAGCTGATCGC
- a CDS encoding SPOR domain-containing protein → MSGNRRTSKKAPARRSGGGVFVGIIIGLMLGAVFAAGVAWYLTRANPFAGQDTRAPTEASSPVAPRVLPGKPGDRPVEKPQFDFYKILPKGDGAAADVPTAPAPAEASRPATERFYLQVGAFEDPTEADNLKARLALMGVEASVQRGESANKGTVHRVRVGPYNQIEDLNAVRAELARAGMESSLVRVKP, encoded by the coding sequence GTGAGCGGTAATCGCAGAACCAGCAAGAAGGCGCCGGCACGGCGCAGTGGCGGCGGCGTGTTCGTCGGCATCATCATCGGCCTGATGCTCGGTGCGGTATTCGCCGCCGGCGTGGCCTGGTACCTCACCCGGGCCAACCCCTTTGCCGGGCAGGATACCCGCGCGCCCACCGAAGCCAGCAGCCCGGTGGCGCCGCGCGTCTTGCCGGGCAAACCGGGCGACCGGCCGGTCGAGAAACCGCAGTTCGACTTCTACAAGATCCTGCCCAAGGGCGACGGTGCCGCCGCCGATGTGCCGACCGCGCCCGCGCCCGCCGAGGCCTCGCGGCCGGCGACCGAGCGCTTCTACCTGCAGGTCGGCGCCTTCGAGGATCCGACCGAAGCCGACAACCTCAAGGCGCGTCTGGCGCTGATGGGCGTCGAGGCCTCGGTGCAGCGCGGCGAATCGGCCAACAAGGGCACGGTGCACCGGGTACGCGTTGGCCCCTACAATCAGATTGAAGACTTGAACGCGGTGCGGGCCGAACTGGCGCGCGCCGGCATGGAAAGCTCGCTGGTCCGGGTCAAACCCTGA